Proteins from one Flavobacterium sp. N2038 genomic window:
- the gcvT gene encoding glycine cleavage system aminomethyltransferase GcvT, with protein sequence MKNTALTHIHESLGAKMLPFAGYNMPITYEGVNAEHETVRNAVGVFDVSHMGEFLLTGPNALALIQKVTSNDASTLTIGRAQYSCLPNNEGGIVDDLIIYKMKEEEYLLVVNASNIEKDWNWISSHNDLGVEMKNISDDYSLLAIQGPKAVEAMQSLTSVDLSAITYYHFEVADFAGFSDVIISATGYTGSGGFEIYCKNADAEAIWNKVFEAGAAFGIKPIGLAARDTLRLEMGFCLYGNDINDTTSPLEAGLGWITKFTKDFTNSDNLKKQKEEGVSRKLIAFEMQERAVPRHDYEIVDGSGAVIGIVTSGTMSPSMNKGIGLGYVTVANSAIDSDVFIRIRKNDVPAKVVKLPFYKK encoded by the coding sequence ATGAAAAATACTGCGCTTACGCACATACATGAGAGTTTGGGAGCGAAAATGCTACCTTTTGCCGGTTACAATATGCCTATTACATACGAAGGCGTTAATGCTGAACACGAAACAGTTCGTAACGCTGTGGGCGTTTTTGACGTTTCGCATATGGGCGAATTTTTGTTAACCGGACCAAATGCTTTGGCTTTGATTCAAAAAGTAACTTCAAATGATGCTTCTACACTTACTATTGGAAGAGCGCAATATTCTTGTCTTCCAAACAATGAAGGAGGTATTGTTGATGATTTGATTATTTATAAAATGAAAGAAGAAGAGTATTTACTGGTTGTAAATGCTTCGAATATAGAAAAAGACTGGAACTGGATTTCGTCTCATAACGATTTAGGAGTAGAAATGAAGAACATTTCTGATGACTATTCTTTATTGGCAATTCAGGGGCCAAAAGCAGTTGAGGCTATGCAGTCGTTAACTTCTGTTGATTTATCGGCTATTACTTATTACCATTTTGAAGTAGCTGATTTTGCAGGTTTCAGCGATGTTATTATTTCTGCTACTGGTTATACCGGTTCTGGCGGATTTGAAATTTATTGTAAAAATGCCGATGCAGAAGCAATCTGGAATAAAGTTTTTGAAGCCGGAGCTGCTTTTGGAATTAAACCAATCGGACTTGCTGCGCGTGATACTTTACGTTTAGAAATGGGTTTCTGTTTGTACGGAAATGATATTAATGATACTACTTCTCCACTTGAAGCTGGTTTAGGATGGATTACTAAATTTACTAAAGATTTTACTAATTCTGATAATCTGAAAAAACAAAAAGAAGAAGGTGTTTCAAGAAAATTAATTGCTTTTGAAATGCAGGAACGCGCGGTGCCAAGACACGATTACGAAATTGTAGATGGTTCGGGTGCTGTAATCGGAATTGTAACTTCGGGGACAATGTCTCCTTCTATGAATAAAGGAATTGGATTAGGATATGTTACAGTTGCAAACAGCGCAATTGACAGCGATGTATTTATCCGAATCAGAAAAAATGATGTACCAGCCAAAGTGGTAAAATTACCATTCTATAAAAAATAG
- a CDS encoding carboxy terminal-processing peptidase, producing the protein MKKICLFFLLTTTSLFSQNSAETCGILNKINALIQSEHIRPKPVDDSLSVFVFDNLINELDPSRNIFFKSEYDELSNKYRLNLDDLILSNNCDFLADITSKYKTGLMRTKEVLEKIQAAPMDYNKKDTIRFYKKSFPFYLKKEDIEKVWSKKIRYQILDEIVDTSDNLDSIKANLPSIEAKSKKLILSNEICRISTLLETKTNQEENLYNYFCTYFDPHTAYFSDDSKSSFVASLSKEHLSLGMTVNLNEKNEIIVEEVDPNGPAYQTGLIKKGDQIVSISNQKETLKVSCASLESISTMILSESNKSITLTLKRNSGKNFEVFIEKQVMKDEDNSVYSFIIGKDSKIGYIKIPSFYADLDGKSRKGCADDVAREVIKLERDNIKGLVIDLINNGGGSMEEAIKMAGMFIDYGPISIVIDNKKEKSVINDPYRGLIYKGPIVILVNSNTASASEFFSSIMQDYNRALLIGSNTLGKATMQTILPLDENKNTDFLKITINKFYRVTGKSHQYVGVTPDVVLPEFYEDVYQKESDFPTAIKNDSIAPLKYRPYLKRNLIDKLSKDSATRLADNYYFNDIKKINQKIDQIVNTPKAEVPMTLDAVFKQKKIVNSLWKEINSFNEDNNPLDVYNSTVNQFLLGVYPNEKTINQYQIDSLKTNPYLNEAVNVINDFNAMK; encoded by the coding sequence ATGAAAAAGATTTGCCTGTTTTTTCTATTGACTACGACTTCACTATTTTCTCAAAATAGCGCGGAAACTTGCGGAATATTAAATAAAATAAATGCGCTTATTCAGTCTGAACATATTCGGCCAAAACCCGTTGATGATAGTTTGTCTGTTTTTGTTTTTGACAATCTTATCAATGAGCTGGATCCTTCCAGAAATATATTCTTTAAAAGCGAGTATGACGAGCTATCCAACAAATATCGCCTTAATCTGGATGATCTGATTTTAAGCAATAATTGTGATTTTCTGGCTGATATTACTTCTAAATACAAAACAGGTCTTATGAGAACCAAAGAAGTTCTCGAGAAAATTCAGGCCGCACCAATGGATTATAATAAAAAAGATACTATTCGATTTTATAAAAAATCCTTTCCTTTTTATCTTAAAAAAGAGGATATTGAGAAAGTCTGGTCCAAAAAAATTCGTTATCAGATCTTAGATGAAATTGTCGATACAAGTGATAACTTAGATTCCATTAAAGCCAATTTGCCTTCAATTGAAGCTAAATCAAAAAAACTGATTTTATCTAATGAAATCTGCAGAATCAGTACGCTTTTGGAAACTAAAACTAATCAGGAAGAAAATCTTTATAATTACTTCTGTACCTACTTTGACCCGCATACGGCTTATTTTAGTGATGATTCAAAATCAAGTTTTGTGGCTTCATTATCAAAAGAGCACTTATCTTTGGGAATGACGGTTAATCTTAATGAAAAAAATGAAATCATTGTTGAAGAAGTTGATCCAAATGGCCCTGCGTATCAAACAGGACTTATAAAAAAAGGCGATCAGATTGTTTCTATTTCAAATCAAAAAGAAACATTAAAAGTTTCCTGTGCTTCTCTGGAATCTATTTCAACAATGATTCTATCTGAATCTAATAAAAGTATCACATTAACACTGAAAAGAAACTCAGGCAAAAATTTTGAAGTTTTTATCGAAAAACAAGTCATGAAAGACGAGGATAATTCGGTGTACAGTTTTATAATTGGTAAGGATAGTAAAATTGGTTATATCAAAATTCCGAGTTTCTATGCCGATTTAGATGGCAAAAGCCGAAAAGGCTGTGCTGATGATGTTGCCCGGGAGGTTATAAAACTAGAGCGTGATAACATAAAAGGATTGGTAATTGATTTAATAAACAATGGCGGTGGATCAATGGAAGAAGCCATAAAAATGGCCGGAATGTTTATTGATTATGGCCCTATTTCTATTGTGATAGACAACAAAAAGGAGAAATCGGTTATAAACGACCCTTACAGAGGCTTAATTTATAAAGGTCCAATTGTTATTTTGGTTAATAGCAACACTGCATCTGCAAGTGAGTTCTTCTCTTCGATTATGCAGGATTATAATCGCGCCCTTTTAATAGGAAGCAATACACTTGGCAAAGCGACTATGCAAACAATTCTTCCGCTTGATGAAAATAAAAACACTGATTTTTTAAAAATTACGATTAATAAATTTTACAGAGTTACCGGAAAAAGTCATCAATATGTAGGCGTTACTCCAGATGTTGTTCTGCCGGAATTTTATGAAGATGTATATCAAAAAGAGAGCGACTTCCCTACTGCTATAAAAAACGACAGCATTGCACCGCTAAAATACAGACCTTATCTAAAACGAAATCTTATAGACAAACTGTCTAAAGATTCGGCTACACGTCTTGCTGATAACTACTATTTTAACGACATCAAAAAGATAAATCAGAAAATTGATCAGATAGTTAATACGCCCAAAGCTGAGGTTCCGATGACTTTGGATGCCGTTTTTAAACAAAAAAAGATAGTCAATTCGCTTTGGAAAGAGATTAACTCTTTTAATGAAGATAATAATCCATTGGATGTTTACAATTCTACTGTTAATCAGTTTTTACTTGGGGTTTATCCCAATGAAAAAACAATTAATCAGTATCAAATTGACAGTTTAAAAACGAATCCTTATCTGAATGAAGCGGTAAATGTGATCAATGATTTTAACGCTATGAAATAA
- a CDS encoding YebC/PmpR family DNA-binding transcriptional regulator: MGRAFEFRKGRKMKRWSAMAKTFTRIGKDIVMAVKEGGPNPDANSRLRAVIQNAKAANMPKDNVERAIKNASNKDTANYKEILFEGYAPHGIAILIETASDNNNRTVANIRSYFNKCNGTMGTQGSVEFMFDHTCNFRIAKGNLDPEELELELIDFGAEEVFEDEDGILIYAPFGSFGALQKELENRGLEILSSGFERIPQITKELTEAQIADVEKLIEKIEEDDDVMNVYHTMKEE; this comes from the coding sequence ATGGGAAGAGCGTTCGAATTTAGAAAAGGAAGAAAAATGAAACGTTGGTCTGCAATGGCCAAAACATTTACCAGAATTGGTAAAGACATCGTTATGGCTGTTAAAGAAGGTGGCCCTAACCCTGACGCCAATTCTAGATTAAGAGCTGTTATACAAAATGCAAAAGCGGCCAACATGCCTAAGGACAATGTGGAGCGCGCAATAAAAAATGCAAGTAATAAAGATACTGCCAACTATAAAGAAATTTTGTTTGAAGGATATGCGCCCCACGGAATTGCAATCCTGATTGAAACTGCTTCTGACAACAATAACAGAACTGTTGCAAACATTCGTAGTTATTTTAACAAATGCAACGGTACAATGGGAACTCAGGGTTCTGTTGAATTTATGTTTGATCATACTTGTAACTTTAGAATTGCAAAAGGAAATCTTGATCCGGAAGAATTAGAACTTGAACTAATTGATTTTGGTGCTGAAGAGGTTTTTGAAGATGAAGACGGAATCTTAATCTATGCTCCTTTTGGAAGTTTTGGTGCTTTACAAAAAGAACTAGAAAACAGAGGCCTTGAAATTTTATCTTCTGGTTTTGAGCGTATTCCTCAAATCACAAAAGAACTTACTGAAGCGCAAATCGCTGACGTTGAAAAACTAATCGAAAAAATTGAAGAAGATGATGACGTTATGAACGTTTATCACACTATGAAAGAAGAATAG
- a CDS encoding fibronectin type III domain-containing protein — MKFQFLITFFLVIIGNCQAQDKTSAEPVSTEKKIEIHVISRVQKDRILLRWAVTDPMAWKKLNKYGYTLERYTVTRDNKTLDNPEKTILAKVIQPEPLEAWEKIIETNDDAAIVAQALYGEDFTVTGADNLQSIVNISEENQQRFTFALYMADKDYQVAKKAGLAFEDLSPKQNEKYIYRVSSNVPETEMSIAYGGVFVGLKEYEPLPKPVDLTASFTDKKTMLSWNFKMLAHAYGSYYVERSSDKVNFKRITDKPYTSLSQGNPNNSQIFYIDSIANNTQYSYRIQGISSFGELGPYSQVVSGKGKSILQFVPHLTVKEFKDDTTVNLIWEFPEEGNNEITGFELRRSDQDDNKYAVVAKNIAPKSRNIVFNKLSSTNYFTITAVGKNGNNRTSFPMLVQPVDSIPPVKPVGLKGTIDSLGVVKITWDPNKEKDLMGYRIYKANNPNEEYSQMTISPSEPNTFDDKVILKSLNSKVYYKIIAVDNHYNMSPFSDPLILKKPDVIPPTSPVFVKYDITDGSVFLEWINSQSEDAVIHQLYRKENDQKDWTLIFETKNKEENYQDKTATEGNTYQYAIFAKDESNLVSNPSPMVHLFVPKYAVMPSVKGFFAQVNKTTNTIDLSWDYEDKKADTFEIYKGSDKDALQLIQTVTGSTKRLSDPTITINTNYKYGIRAVSKDGRMSKMDLFSVKF; from the coding sequence ATGAAATTTCAATTTTTAATTACCTTTTTTCTAGTAATCATTGGTAATTGTCAGGCCCAGGATAAAACTTCTGCAGAACCCGTTTCTACAGAAAAAAAAATAGAAATACACGTTATCTCAAGAGTTCAGAAAGACAGAATCTTATTGCGTTGGGCAGTAACTGATCCAATGGCCTGGAAAAAACTGAATAAGTATGGCTATACATTAGAAAGATATACGGTAACAAGAGATAATAAAACTTTGGATAATCCGGAGAAAACCATTCTTGCAAAAGTAATACAACCCGAACCACTTGAAGCCTGGGAAAAAATTATAGAAACTAATGATGATGCGGCTATTGTTGCTCAGGCACTTTATGGTGAAGATTTTACTGTAACGGGGGCAGATAATCTGCAATCAATTGTAAATATTTCTGAAGAGAACCAACAACGTTTTACGTTTGCCTTATACATGGCTGATAAAGACTACCAGGTCGCAAAAAAGGCAGGTTTAGCGTTTGAAGATTTGAGTCCGAAGCAAAACGAAAAATACATCTACAGAGTATCATCAAACGTTCCTGAAACAGAAATGAGTATTGCTTATGGTGGTGTATTTGTGGGATTAAAAGAATATGAGCCTTTGCCCAAACCTGTTGATTTAACTGCCAGTTTTACTGACAAAAAAACGATGCTAAGCTGGAATTTCAAAATGTTAGCTCATGCATATGGAAGTTATTATGTAGAACGTTCTAGTGATAAAGTAAATTTCAAGAGAATAACAGACAAACCCTATACAAGTCTAAGTCAGGGAAATCCAAATAACAGTCAAATTTTTTATATTGATTCTATTGCCAATAATACACAATATAGTTATCGAATTCAGGGAATTTCTTCATTTGGAGAATTAGGACCTTATTCTCAGGTTGTTTCCGGAAAAGGAAAATCTATTTTGCAGTTTGTACCTCATCTTACAGTTAAAGAATTTAAAGATGATACTACGGTAAATCTAATTTGGGAATTTCCTGAAGAAGGAAACAATGAAATTACCGGTTTTGAACTTCGACGTTCTGATCAGGATGACAACAAATATGCCGTTGTTGCCAAAAATATTGCTCCAAAATCCAGAAATATTGTTTTCAACAAATTATCTTCTACAAACTATTTTACCATAACCGCGGTTGGAAAAAATGGAAATAACAGAACCTCTTTTCCAATGCTTGTTCAACCTGTAGACTCAATTCCGCCTGTAAAACCTGTCGGTTTAAAAGGTACTATTGATAGTTTAGGCGTAGTCAAAATAACATGGGATCCTAATAAAGAAAAAGACCTAATGGGATACCGTATTTACAAGGCAAATAACCCTAATGAAGAATACAGTCAGATGACTATAAGCCCAAGCGAGCCTAATACATTTGACGATAAAGTAATTCTTAAAAGCTTAAACAGTAAAGTTTATTATAAAATTATTGCTGTAGACAATCATTACAATATGTCCCCATTTTCAGATCCGTTAATTCTGAAAAAACCTGATGTAATACCTCCTACCTCACCCGTTTTTGTTAAATATGATATTACAGATGGTTCTGTTTTTCTTGAATGGATAAATAGCCAAAGTGAAGATGCTGTAATTCATCAATTATACAGAAAAGAAAATGATCAAAAAGATTGGACATTAATTTTTGAAACCAAAAATAAAGAAGAAAACTATCAGGACAAAACGGCTACTGAAGGCAATACGTATCAATATGCCATTTTTGCGAAAGATGAAAGTAACTTAGTTTCAAATCCTTCGCCAATGGTTCATTTATTTGTTCCTAAATATGCTGTTATGCCTTCTGTAAAAGGCTTTTTTGCTCAGGTAAACAAAACAACAAATACGATTGATTTATCATGGGATTATGAAGATAAAAAGGCTGATACTTTTGAAATTTATAAAGGCTCAGATAAAGATGCCTTACAATTAATTCAAACTGTAACCGGAAGCACAAAACGATTATCAGATCCAACCATTACAATTAATACTAACTATAAATACGGAATTCGAGCTGTAAGTAAAGATGGGAGAATGTCTAAAATGGACTTGTTTTCAGTGAAATTTTAG
- a CDS encoding SprB repeat-containing protein, translating to MKNLFLLLFVTLSVKGIAQQPTYSIKVSYSGRFFCQYNSFYWNLSSGANLIGQNSGINDIQEQIFPNVPNYSSFDFYLDASTSEEPCASAAECIRNASVSASAIDLIKYSSLVSGGCDFSVGISEFTPNVSIKNLDTANPTTICAGFQLSLAAFPYGFPDEAYHWQFSLDNITWSDMPDKIGETTTNNTPTTSFSIQQILGADHKNYLNKNIYFRLGYYNGRAFTTPLVLTYLPCAPVAVKTEYKAPSCKGDNIQGIDVYFEEQLKQNETLSIIYLKNTDPTKTTPLFANTAPVTSFVYDATSLKYKYSFTTLGKLEEGNNYIVEYQASMNSVPSGTLKAADNFTYTDPIKVAFQITNQTQPSCVGGDDGTIEIEVTGGTKDYKFYVDGTLTAAMYNSTNNKYYINGCKAKTYNIKVTDKFDCIDKTADD from the coding sequence ATGAAAAACCTATTTTTATTATTATTTGTAACTCTTTCTGTAAAGGGAATTGCTCAGCAACCAACGTATTCAATAAAAGTAAGTTATAGTGGGCGTTTTTTTTGTCAATATAACAGCTTTTACTGGAATTTAAGCAGTGGTGCCAACTTAATTGGTCAAAATAGTGGTATCAATGATATACAGGAACAGATCTTCCCAAATGTACCAAATTACAGTTCATTTGATTTTTATTTAGATGCCAGTACTTCTGAAGAACCCTGTGCATCAGCTGCAGAATGTATAAGAAATGCCAGTGTTTCAGCTTCTGCTATAGATTTAATAAAATATTCTTCCTTAGTATCAGGCGGTTGCGATTTCTCGGTAGGTATTTCTGAGTTTACACCTAATGTTTCTATAAAAAATTTAGATACAGCAAATCCAACGACAATATGTGCCGGTTTTCAATTAAGCTTAGCTGCATTTCCATATGGTTTTCCTGATGAAGCTTACCATTGGCAATTTAGTTTAGACAATATTACCTGGAGTGATATGCCTGACAAAATAGGAGAAACTACAACTAATAATACCCCTACAACAAGTTTCTCTATACAACAGATTCTGGGAGCAGATCATAAGAATTACTTAAACAAGAACATTTATTTTAGATTAGGATATTACAACGGTAGGGCATTTACAACACCACTGGTTTTAACTTATTTACCATGTGCACCTGTGGCAGTAAAAACAGAATATAAAGCCCCTTCATGCAAGGGCGACAATATCCAAGGAATTGATGTCTATTTTGAGGAACAATTAAAGCAAAACGAAACCCTTTCTATTATCTATTTAAAAAATACTGATCCAACAAAGACAACTCCGCTTTTTGCTAATACAGCTCCGGTAACTTCTTTTGTATATGATGCTACATCTCTAAAGTATAAATATTCCTTTACAACCCTCGGAAAACTAGAAGAAGGTAATAATTACATTGTTGAATATCAGGCAAGCATGAATTCAGTTCCTTCAGGAACATTAAAAGCGGCAGATAATTTTACCTATACAGATCCAATAAAAGTAGCATTTCAAATAACAAATCAAACTCAGCCAAGCTGTGTCGGGGGTGATGATGGCACGATTGAGATTGAGGTTACTGGTGGAACAAAAGATTACAAATTCTATGTTGACGGAACACTCACAGCTGCCATGTATAATTCTACCAATAATAAATATTACATAAACGGATGTAAAGCCAAAACCTATAATATAAAAGTTACAGATAAGTTCGATTGTATTGATAAAACTGCAGACGATTAG